In one window of Prevotella sp. E13-17 DNA:
- the scpA gene encoding methylmalonyl-CoA mutase, which produces MRKQFKDIDIYAGIKAQDGAKWIKDNGIEANWKTPEHIEVRPVYTKEDLEGMEHLDFTAGIPPYLRGPYSMMYPFRPWTIRQYAGFSTAEESNAFYRRNLASGQKGLSVAFDLPTHRGYDPDNARVVGDVGKAGVSICNEENMKVLFSGIPLNKMSVSMTMNGAVLPILAFYIVAGLEQGAQLEEMAGTIQNDILKEFMVRNTYIYPPAFSMKIIADIFEYTSQKMPKFNSISISGYHMQEAGATADIELAYTLADGMDYLRTGVNAGIDVDAFAPRLSFFWAIGMNHFMEIAKMRAGRLLWAKIVKSFGAKNPKSLALRTHSQTSGWSLTEQDPFNNVGRTCIEAMAAVLGHTQSLHTNALDEAIALPTDFSARIARNTQIYIQNETKVCKQIDPWAGSYYVETLTNELVHKAWEHIQEIEKLGGMAKAIETGLPKMRIEEAAARTQARIDSGVQTIVGTNKYRLEHEDPIDILEVDNTAVRKQQEESLKEVRGKRDEAACQAALKAITDCVRDFNEGRKSENNLLDLAVKAAQLRCTLGEISDACEEIVGRYKAVIRTISGVYSSESKNDSDFELACKLTDEFAEKEGRRPRIFIAKMGQDGHDRGAKVVATGYADCGFDVDMGPLFQTPAEAAREAVENDVHVVGASSLAAGHKTLIPQLIEELKKLGREDIMVIAGGVIPAQDYDFLYKAGVAAIFGPGTSVAKAAVEMMKILLDKD; this is translated from the coding sequence ATGCGTAAACAGTTTAAAGATATTGATATCTATGCAGGCATCAAGGCTCAAGATGGTGCCAAGTGGATTAAAGATAATGGTATCGAGGCCAATTGGAAGACCCCAGAGCATATAGAGGTACGCCCCGTCTATACCAAAGAGGACCTGGAGGGCATGGAGCACCTCGATTTCACAGCAGGAATTCCACCCTATCTGCGTGGTCCGTATTCGATGATGTACCCCTTCCGTCCGTGGACCATCCGTCAGTATGCCGGATTCTCTACCGCTGAGGAGTCTAACGCTTTCTATCGCCGTAACTTGGCGTCTGGTCAGAAAGGTCTTTCTGTAGCCTTCGACTTGCCGACGCATCGTGGTTATGACCCCGATAACGCCCGTGTGGTGGGCGATGTGGGTAAGGCAGGTGTAAGTATCTGTAACGAAGAGAACATGAAGGTGCTGTTCTCAGGTATCCCCTTGAATAAGATGTCGGTGTCGATGACTATGAACGGTGCAGTGCTGCCCATTCTGGCGTTCTATATAGTGGCAGGTTTGGAGCAAGGCGCTCAACTTGAGGAGATGGCTGGCACCATCCAGAACGATATCCTCAAGGAGTTCATGGTGCGCAACACCTATATCTATCCACCTGCATTCTCGATGAAAATCATTGCAGATATCTTCGAATACACCTCGCAGAAGATGCCTAAGTTCAATTCTATCTCTATCTCAGGCTATCACATGCAGGAGGCTGGTGCTACTGCTGATATTGAGTTGGCTTACACGCTGGCTGATGGTATGGACTACCTACGTACAGGTGTGAATGCTGGTATTGATGTAGATGCCTTTGCGCCTCGTCTCAGTTTCTTCTGGGCTATCGGTATGAATCACTTCATGGAGATTGCCAAGATGCGTGCAGGCCGTCTGTTGTGGGCCAAGATCGTGAAGAGTTTTGGTGCCAAGAATCCTAAGTCGCTGGCACTGCGTACACACTCACAGACTTCAGGCTGGTCGCTCACGGAGCAGGATCCATTCAATAATGTAGGTCGTACCTGTATTGAGGCTATGGCTGCCGTGCTGGGTCACACCCAGTCGCTGCATACCAATGCTCTTGACGAGGCTATCGCTCTGCCTACCGACTTCTCTGCTCGCATTGCTCGTAATACTCAGATTTACATTCAGAACGAGACCAAGGTGTGCAAACAGATTGACCCATGGGCAGGTTCTTACTATGTGGAGACGCTGACCAATGAGTTGGTGCATAAGGCTTGGGAGCACATTCAGGAGATTGAGAAACTGGGCGGTATGGCCAAGGCCATCGAGACAGGTCTGCCTAAGATGCGTATTGAGGAGGCTGCAGCCCGCACTCAGGCTCGCATCGACAGTGGTGTGCAGACCATTGTGGGTACCAATAAGTATCGGTTGGAGCATGAGGATCCTATTGATATCCTTGAGGTGGATAACACCGCTGTGCGCAAGCAGCAGGAAGAGAGTCTGAAGGAGGTTCGCGGAAAGCGCGACGAGGCTGCCTGTCAGGCTGCCCTCAAGGCCATTACGGACTGTGTGCGTGATTTCAACGAAGGTCGCAAGAGTGAGAACAACCTGCTCGACCTGGCTGTTAAGGCTGCCCAGTTGCGTTGCACATTGGGTGAGATTTCAGATGCCTGCGAGGAAATCGTGGGACGTTATAAAGCGGTAATTAGAACAATTTCAGGTGTGTATAGTTCAGAATCGAAGAATGATAGCGACTTCGAGTTGGCTTGTAAGCTGACCGATGAGTTCGCAGAGAAAGAAGGCCGTCGTCCTCGTATCTTTATTGCTAAGATGGGACAGGATGGACACGACCGTGGGGCAAAAGTAGTGGCAACAGGTTATGCCGACTGTGGTTTCGATGTGGATATGGGCCCATTGTTCCAGACACCAGCAGAGGCTGCCCGTGAAGCAGTCGAGAACGACGTACATGTAGTAGGAGCCTCTTCATTGGCTGCCGGTCACAAAACGTTGATACCTCAGCTTATTGAGGAATTAAAGAAGTTGGGACGTGAGGATATCATGGTTATCGCTGGTGGTGTGATTCCTGCTCAAGACTACGACTTCCTCTATAAGGCTGGCGTGGCTGCAATTTTCGGCCCAGGCACTTCTGTAGCTAAGGCTGCTGTTGAGATGATGAAAATCTTGCTTGACAAAGACTGA
- the yidC gene encoding membrane protein insertase YidC — protein sequence MNKNTLTGFALIAVLLVLFNWWSQPTQEEIDAYQRQQDSIAQIEANAERQKEEALRTAQTEAAETAIDSAALFYNALNGKNEVVTLSNDKVVLSFNTKGGALASAKILNFEDRDNNPDVTLFTNEGQQMNFIIDGKEDNIITKNLYFTAHQEGDHKLVMTAETNDGGQLQINYELGPDYMLHMSLQALNMSKHFSSTLKDMTIQWQDSCRQQEAGFMFENRYSTLTFKEAEGDTDYLSETSEDEETTEKALDWVAFKNQFFSAVLIAKDDFQKGAHLASTPQEKGSGFLKYYQAELKTKFDPTGKEASEFEMYIGPNDFRLIQSVEEQSKFDKDLDLEQLVYLGWPLFRIINRWFTLYVFDFLTQFGFNMGIVLILITLLLKAITFPMVKKSYMSSAKMRVLKPKLDEATKQFDKPEDQMQKQQAMMQLYAQYGVSPLGGCLPMLIQMPIWIAMFNFVPNAIQLRRESFLWINDLSTYDPIVEWGTHIWGIGDHLSLTCILFCVSNILYSYMTMRQQRDQMVGQQAEQMKMMQWMMYLMPLMFFFMFNDYSAGLNFYYFISLFFSAAIMWTLRKTTDDAKLLAILEAHYKENKNNPKKQSGLAARLEAMQKQAEELQRQRQNGYKK from the coding sequence ATGAACAAAAACACTCTTACGGGATTTGCCCTTATTGCGGTTTTATTAGTCTTGTTTAACTGGTGGTCGCAACCCACTCAAGAAGAGATAGATGCCTATCAGAGACAGCAAGACAGCATTGCACAAATAGAGGCAAATGCAGAACGACAGAAAGAAGAAGCACTTAGAACTGCCCAAACGGAAGCAGCAGAGACCGCTATCGATAGCGCAGCCCTGTTCTATAATGCCCTGAATGGCAAGAACGAAGTAGTCACACTCAGCAATGACAAGGTGGTGCTGAGCTTCAACACCAAGGGAGGTGCTCTGGCAAGTGCTAAGATCTTGAACTTTGAAGATCGCGACAACAACCCCGACGTGACGCTCTTTACCAACGAAGGACAGCAGATGAACTTCATCATCGACGGTAAGGAAGACAACATCATCACGAAAAACCTGTATTTCACCGCACATCAAGAAGGTGACCACAAGCTGGTGATGACAGCAGAGACCAACGATGGCGGACAATTGCAGATCAACTACGAGCTGGGACCTGACTACATGCTCCACATGTCGCTACAGGCGCTGAACATGAGCAAGCACTTTAGCTCGACATTGAAAGACATGACCATCCAATGGCAAGACTCTTGCCGCCAGCAAGAGGCCGGCTTTATGTTTGAGAATCGCTATTCAACCCTAACCTTCAAGGAGGCAGAAGGCGACACAGACTATCTGAGCGAGACCTCTGAAGACGAGGAAACGACCGAGAAAGCACTCGACTGGGTCGCTTTCAAGAACCAGTTCTTCTCTGCTGTCCTCATTGCCAAGGACGATTTCCAAAAAGGTGCCCATCTAGCCAGCACACCCCAAGAGAAAGGTTCTGGATTCTTGAAGTATTACCAGGCAGAGCTGAAGACCAAGTTCGACCCAACAGGCAAGGAAGCCTCAGAATTTGAGATGTATATCGGTCCCAATGATTTCCGCCTGATACAGAGTGTTGAAGAGCAAAGCAAATTCGACAAAGACCTTGACCTCGAGCAGCTTGTATATCTGGGATGGCCCCTTTTCCGAATCATCAACCGCTGGTTTACGCTCTATGTATTCGACTTCCTCACCCAGTTTGGATTTAACATGGGTATTGTACTTATTCTCATTACCCTTCTGCTGAAGGCCATCACCTTCCCGATGGTCAAGAAGAGTTATATGTCAAGTGCCAAGATGCGCGTGCTGAAACCAAAACTTGATGAAGCCACTAAGCAATTTGACAAGCCTGAAGACCAAATGCAAAAGCAACAGGCCATGATGCAACTATATGCACAATATGGCGTTTCACCTCTTGGTGGCTGTCTGCCCATGCTCATCCAGATGCCTATCTGGATTGCAATGTTCAACTTCGTGCCTAATGCCATCCAGCTGCGCCGCGAGTCTTTCCTCTGGATCAACGACCTGTCAACCTACGACCCCATCGTTGAATGGGGGACCCACATCTGGGGCATTGGCGACCATCTCTCGCTGACATGTATCCTTTTCTGCGTGTCCAACATTCTCTATAGCTATATGACTATGCGCCAACAGCGTGACCAAATGGTAGGCCAACAGGCTGAACAGATGAAGATGATGCAATGGATGATGTATCTCATGCCACTCATGTTCTTCTTCATGTTCAACGACTACTCTGCTGGTCTTAACTTCTACTACTTCATCTCTCTGTTCTTCTCAGCAGCCATCATGTGGACTCTGCGCAAGACAACTGACGATGCCAAGCTGTTGGCTATCCTTGAAGCACACTATAAAGAAAACAAGAACAATCCTAAGAAACAAAGCGGACTGGCGGCTCGCCTGGAAGCCATGCAGAAACAGGCCGAAGAATTGCAGCGTCAACGTCAAAACGGATATAAGAAATAA
- a CDS encoding DUF1846 domain-containing protein, producing MKIGFDNEKYLKIQSEHIRERIAQFNGKLYLELGGKLFDDHHASRVLPGFKPDSKLRMFAQLRDQLEIVIVVSAEDIEKNKVRADLGITYDEDVLRLREEFMNRDFMVGSVVITHYNGQKAADQFRHRLERMGIKSYVHYLIDGYPHNVELIASDNGFGKNDYVETSRELVIVTAPGPGSGKMAVCLSQLYNENKRGIQAGYAKFETFPVWNLPLKHPVNIAYEAATADLNDVNMIDPFHLDAYDKIAINYNRDIEIFPVLNALFEGIYGENPYKSPTDMGVNMVGFCISDDEVCCQASRDEIIRRYYDATNKMADGIDNEREVNKILMLFNQAKISTAYRRVTVAAAAKQELTEQPAAAMELEDGTIITAKSSPLLGCSAALLLNAMKHLAGIGHEVKLIPQSLIEPVQKTKIEYLGGKNPRLHTDEVLVALSVLSPDDENCRKALEQLPQLHGCQVHSTVMLSEVDRKIFKKLGCGLTCDPVRKK from the coding sequence ATGAAGATTGGATTTGACAACGAGAAGTATCTGAAGATACAATCAGAGCATATTCGTGAGCGAATTGCACAGTTTAACGGAAAGCTATACTTGGAGTTAGGTGGAAAACTGTTTGATGACCACCATGCATCACGCGTACTGCCAGGATTCAAGCCCGACTCAAAACTGCGCATGTTTGCTCAACTACGCGACCAACTGGAAATCGTTATTGTGGTCAGCGCAGAAGACATCGAGAAAAACAAGGTGCGTGCCGACCTTGGCATCACCTACGACGAGGATGTACTTCGTCTTCGCGAAGAGTTTATGAATCGCGACTTCATGGTAGGCTCTGTCGTTATTACTCATTACAATGGTCAGAAAGCTGCCGACCAGTTCCGCCATCGTCTCGAGCGAATGGGCATCAAATCATACGTACACTATCTTATTGATGGCTATCCTCATAATGTGGAGCTCATTGCCAGCGACAATGGTTTCGGCAAAAACGATTATGTGGAAACCTCTCGCGAACTGGTCATCGTCACAGCACCAGGACCTGGTAGCGGCAAAATGGCAGTATGCCTCTCTCAGCTATACAACGAAAACAAGCGTGGCATTCAAGCTGGCTATGCAAAGTTTGAGACATTCCCAGTGTGGAACCTTCCCCTGAAGCACCCTGTCAATATCGCCTACGAGGCTGCCACGGCCGATTTGAACGATGTCAACATGATAGACCCCTTCCATCTGGATGCTTATGATAAGATTGCAATCAACTATAATCGCGACATCGAGATATTCCCCGTGCTGAATGCCTTGTTTGAAGGTATCTATGGCGAGAACCCCTACAAGTCGCCGACCGACATGGGCGTCAACATGGTGGGCTTCTGTATCAGCGATGACGAGGTGTGTTGTCAAGCCAGTCGAGACGAAATCATACGCCGTTACTACGATGCTACCAATAAAATGGCAGATGGTATCGACAACGAACGCGAGGTTAACAAAATCCTCATGTTGTTCAACCAAGCAAAGATTAGCACTGCATACCGCCGCGTAACAGTGGCTGCCGCAGCCAAGCAGGAACTGACCGAACAGCCTGCAGCAGCAATGGAACTTGAAGATGGAACCATCATAACGGCCAAGTCAAGCCCACTTCTCGGATGTAGCGCAGCACTATTGCTGAATGCCATGAAACATCTTGCAGGCATTGGGCACGAAGTTAAGCTGATTCCTCAGAGCCTCATCGAACCCGTACAGAAAACAAAGATTGAATATTTAGGAGGCAAGAATCCACGTCTGCACACAGACGAGGTTCTCGTAGCACTCTCGGTCCTGTCGCCAGACGACGAGAATTGTCGCAAGGCACTTGAGCAACTGCCACAGCTACACGGTTGTCAGGTTCACAGCACTGTCATGCTCAGCGAGGTTGACCGAAAGATATTCAAGAAACTCGGCTGTGGCCTTACCTGCGATCCTGTTAGAAAGAAATAA
- a CDS encoding alpha/beta fold hydrolase, producing MKHILTTAAAIMMMTACGTQKDNDQVNIQKQTIQLENDQMTPEALWAMSRIGSYQASPDGQHIVFQMGYYSVEENKSHQVLWMMNADGSEQKQLTEDADNETDAQWLDNETVAFIKGGEVWKMKLDGSNRKQLSETEGKVEGFMFSPDYSKVIILQSIPFNEIIKEKPADLPKTTGRVVTDLMYRHWDHYVESIQHPFVFSVDNNFTITNDGKDILEGEPYECPMEPFGGMEQLAWSPDSKFIAFTCRTKTGIDYSISTDSDIFLYDVESGNHEKTINLCKGGEFGVIPDGGTVDSPDGICNPTKSLKNQYINQHASLKDRNVGYDINPKFSPDGRYVAWLSMKRDGYESDRNRLCVCDLNIVAKDPHANAKTYVTESFDSSVDDFCWAPDSRTIYYIGVWHATENLYRTNVQGEVSQLSKDWADFGSLQMLNNQQILAERHSYLDPADLYVVTPGDSISDTKIAQITEVNKEILDQLGKPSVEQYWVKTTDGKDMLTWVILPPHFDKNKKYPTLLFCEGGPQSPVSQFWSYRWNFFIMASQGYVVVAPNRRGLPGFGQEWLEEISGDWTGQCMNDYLSAIDFACDSLSYVDRDRLGAVGASFGGFSVYYLAGHHDKRFKCFIAHDGAFNLEAMYTETEENWFSNWEYDDAYWNKDQTARAKKTYENSPHRFVDKWDTPILVIHGEKDYRINATQGMSAFNAARMRGIEAELLIFPDENHWVLKPQNGILWQRTYFEWLDKWLKK from the coding sequence ATGAAGCATATACTAACAACAGCCGCAGCTATCATGATGATGACCGCTTGTGGCACACAGAAAGACAATGACCAAGTGAACATTCAAAAGCAGACAATCCAATTGGAAAATGACCAAATGACACCAGAGGCTCTCTGGGCCATGAGCCGCATTGGCAGCTATCAGGCTTCGCCCGATGGACAGCATATTGTATTCCAAATGGGTTACTATAGTGTGGAAGAAAACAAGAGTCATCAGGTGCTCTGGATGATGAATGCCGATGGTTCCGAACAGAAGCAACTCACCGAAGATGCTGACAATGAAACCGATGCACAGTGGCTCGACAACGAGACCGTCGCATTTATCAAAGGGGGCGAAGTCTGGAAGATGAAACTCGACGGCTCCAATCGCAAGCAGTTGTCTGAGACCGAGGGTAAAGTAGAGGGATTTATGTTCTCGCCCGACTATTCAAAGGTCATCATTCTGCAGAGCATACCCTTTAACGAAATCATCAAAGAGAAGCCTGCCGACCTGCCTAAAACAACAGGCCGCGTGGTGACTGACCTGATGTATCGTCATTGGGATCACTACGTAGAAAGCATCCAACATCCTTTTGTCTTCAGTGTGGACAACAACTTTACAATCACCAACGATGGCAAGGATATCCTTGAAGGTGAACCCTACGAGTGTCCAATGGAACCTTTCGGCGGAATGGAGCAGTTGGCATGGAGCCCCGACTCCAAGTTCATCGCCTTCACTTGTCGAACAAAGACTGGCATCGACTACAGCATATCTACCGATAGCGACATCTTCCTCTATGATGTAGAAAGTGGCAATCACGAAAAGACCATCAACCTCTGTAAAGGAGGTGAGTTTGGCGTGATACCCGATGGAGGAACTGTTGACTCACCCGACGGCATCTGCAATCCCACCAAGTCACTGAAGAATCAGTATATCAACCAGCATGCTAGCTTGAAAGACAGAAACGTGGGTTACGACATCAACCCCAAATTCTCGCCCGACGGACGCTATGTGGCTTGGCTCTCGATGAAGCGCGATGGTTATGAGAGCGATCGCAATCGCCTTTGCGTATGCGACCTCAATATAGTAGCCAAAGACCCTCACGCCAACGCCAAGACCTATGTTACTGAGTCTTTCGATTCAAGTGTTGACGATTTCTGCTGGGCTCCCGACTCGCGAACCATATATTATATAGGTGTATGGCACGCCACCGAGAATCTTTATCGCACCAACGTTCAAGGCGAAGTCTCTCAATTGAGCAAAGATTGGGCCGATTTTGGTTCGTTGCAAATGTTGAACAATCAGCAGATTCTGGCTGAGCGTCACTCATACTTAGATCCAGCCGATCTTTACGTTGTTACACCTGGTGACAGCATCAGCGACACAAAGATCGCTCAGATTACCGAAGTCAACAAGGAGATTCTTGACCAATTAGGAAAGCCTTCAGTAGAACAATACTGGGTGAAAACCACCGATGGTAAGGACATGCTCACATGGGTTATCCTGCCTCCCCATTTCGATAAGAATAAGAAGTACCCCACCCTGCTCTTCTGTGAAGGTGGCCCTCAGAGTCCTGTCTCACAGTTCTGGAGCTATCGTTGGAACTTCTTCATCATGGCTTCTCAAGGATACGTTGTCGTAGCACCTAATCGTCGCGGACTGCCGGGCTTCGGACAGGAATGGCTCGAGGAGATCAGCGGAGATTGGACAGGTCAGTGTATGAACGACTATCTGTCAGCCATCGACTTCGCTTGCGACAGTCTGTCATATGTAGATCGCGACCGTCTGGGCGCTGTTGGAGCTTCGTTTGGTGGTTTCTCTGTTTACTATCTGGCAGGCCATCACGACAAGCGCTTCAAGTGCTTCATTGCACATGATGGCGCTTTCAACCTCGAAGCAATGTACACTGAAACCGAAGAAAACTGGTTCTCTAACTGGGAGTACGATGATGCATACTGGAATAAGGATCAGACAGCTCGTGCCAAGAAAACCTACGAGAACTCTCCCCACCGCTTTGTCGATAAGTGGGACACTCCCATTTTGGTTATTCATGGTGAGAAAGACTATCGCATCAATGCCACACAGGGCATGAGTGCCTTCAATGCTGCTCGCATGCGAGGTATCGAAGCCGAGCTATTGATTTTCCCCGATGAGAACCACTGGGTTCTGAAACCACAGAATGGCATTCTATGGCAGCGCACCTACTTCGAGTGGCTGGACAAATGGTTGAAAAAATAA
- a CDS encoding MFS transporter: MTQTIQKTLRDSAAMRWTALLLLAMAMFCSYIFMDILSPIKDLMQETRGWDSTAFGTMQGSEVFLNVFVFFLIFAGIILDKMGVRFTAVLSASVMLVGAIIKWYAVSDAFQGSSLELWFTENLNYIPLFDELGVSPFYQGMPASAKFAACGFMIFGCGCEMAGITVSRGIVKWFKGREMALAMGSEMALARLGVATCMIFSPFFAKLGGEVSVSRSVAFGVVLLCIALMMCIVYFFMDRKLDSQTGEAEEKDDPFKISDLGQILSSGGFWIVALLCVLYYSAIFPFQKYAVNMLQCNLTLTEPASDSFWASSSVTIVQYVIMLVVAAAGFASNFQKKKAMQYLLLGISIAALITYCYMGFMRQSAESIFAVFPLLAVLITPILGSYVDHKGKAASMLVLGSMLLIACHLTFAFVLPMFKSSAVGGIVIAYTTILVLGASFSLVPASLWPSVPKLVDAKVIGSAYAMIFWIQNIGLWLFPLLIGKVLDATNPGVTDPTQFNYTAPLIMLASLGVAALLLGFLLKVVDKKKGLGLEEPNIKE, encoded by the coding sequence ATGACACAAACAATTCAAAAGACTCTCCGCGACAGCGCAGCAATGCGCTGGACCGCTTTGCTGTTGCTGGCTATGGCCATGTTCTGCAGCTACATCTTCATGGATATCCTCTCACCCATCAAGGACCTGATGCAGGAGACCCGAGGTTGGGACTCTACTGCCTTTGGAACGATGCAGGGTTCAGAGGTGTTCCTCAATGTATTTGTATTCTTCTTGATCTTCGCAGGTATTATCCTCGATAAGATGGGAGTACGTTTTACCGCAGTTCTCTCAGCCTCAGTTATGCTGGTTGGAGCTATCATTAAGTGGTATGCTGTAAGCGATGCCTTTCAGGGTAGCTCATTAGAATTGTGGTTCACCGAGAATCTAAATTACATTCCCTTGTTCGACGAACTGGGCGTATCTCCTTTCTATCAGGGGATGCCAGCATCAGCAAAGTTTGCAGCTTGTGGTTTTATGATTTTTGGTTGTGGTTGCGAAATGGCAGGCATCACTGTTAGCCGTGGTATTGTGAAGTGGTTTAAAGGTCGTGAGATGGCTTTGGCAATGGGTTCCGAGATGGCATTAGCCCGTCTTGGTGTTGCTACCTGTATGATATTCTCGCCCTTCTTTGCTAAACTGGGTGGAGAAGTTAGCGTAAGCCGTTCTGTTGCCTTTGGTGTAGTACTGCTATGCATTGCCCTCATGATGTGCATCGTTTATTTCTTCATGGATCGCAAGCTTGACAGTCAGACTGGCGAGGCCGAGGAGAAAGACGATCCTTTCAAGATCAGTGACTTAGGTCAGATTCTGAGTTCTGGAGGTTTCTGGATAGTAGCCCTTCTCTGCGTGCTTTACTATTCCGCCATTTTCCCCTTCCAGAAGTATGCTGTCAACATGCTGCAATGCAACCTTACACTGACCGAGCCTGCAAGCGATTCTTTTTGGGCATCATCAAGTGTTACCATTGTCCAATACGTTATCATGCTGGTAGTAGCAGCCGCTGGTTTTGCCTCAAACTTCCAGAAGAAGAAGGCCATGCAGTATCTGCTTTTAGGCATTTCTATTGCAGCTCTCATTACATATTGCTACATGGGCTTCATGCGTCAGTCTGCCGAAAGCATCTTTGCAGTATTCCCCCTGTTGGCTGTACTCATTACTCCCATTCTTGGATCATATGTTGACCACAAAGGCAAGGCTGCCTCTATGCTTGTTTTAGGTTCTATGCTACTTATCGCCTGCCACCTAACATTCGCTTTTGTTCTGCCTATGTTCAAGTCGTCAGCAGTTGGTGGCATCGTCATTGCTTATACAACCATTCTGGTTCTTGGTGCTTCATTCTCTTTGGTTCCTGCATCATTGTGGCCAAGTGTACCAAAACTTGTTGATGCAAAAGTTATTGGTTCGGCCTATGCCATGATTTTCTGGATTCAGAACATCGGTTTGTGGTTGTTCCCCCTGCTGATTGGTAAGGTACTTGATGCCACCAATCCTGGTGTAACAGACCCCACTCAATTTAACTACACAGCACCTCTTATCATGCTGGCTTCGCTGGGTGTAGCAGCCTTGCTCTTAGGATTCCTTTTGAAGGTCGTTGATAAGAAGAAGGGGCTGGGGCTTGAAGAACCCAATATCAAAGAGTAA